A window of the Fulvia fulva chromosome 3, complete sequence genome harbors these coding sequences:
- a CDS encoding Altered inheritance of mitochondria protein 41, mitochondrial, with translation MSLQTTRLLARSRLSTLRSSSICPTCRFNSTAAPQSETTAPPLLLKLKSDLKTSMKARDTNRLNVLRSLISDVNNSTKTSNPIKTDMQLVSLLRKRAAAAKEASDEFKAAGREDLVEKEEAQAAVLEEYAGSVETMSANDIKDAVNKVVEEAKAVAQEKINMGDVLKKLVGAGGSLEGNPVDRSEVARAVKQALGQ, from the coding sequence ATGTCTCTCCAAACCACTCGATTGCTCGCACGAAGCCGACTATCAACTCTCCGCTCCAGCTCCATCTGCCCAACATGCCGCTTCAACTCGACAGCAGCGCCGCAATCAGAAACCACAGCGCCACCTTTACTCCTCAAGCTCAAGAGTGACCTAAAGACCTCCATGAAGGCCAGGGATACCAACCGGCTCAACGTCCTCCGTAGCCTGATCTCAGACGTGAATAACTCGACCAAGACATCGAACCCCATCAAGACAGACATGCAGCTCGTGTCTCTGCTTCGGAAACGGGCTGCCGCGGCCAAGGAAGCCAGCGATGAGTTCAAGGCTGCGGGTAGAGAAGATCTTGTTGAGAAGGAGGAAGCTCAAGCTGCTGTGCTGGAAGAGTATGCTGGCAGTGTGGAGACCATGTCCGCGAACGACATCAAAGATGCTGTCAACAAAGTCGTTGAGGAAGCCAAGGCAGTGGCTCAAGAAAAGATCAACATGGGTGACGTCTTGAAGAAGCTGGTGGGAGCGGGAGGCAGTCTAGAGGGCAACCCTGTGGATAGGTCGGAAGTCGCAAGGGCTGT